The stretch of DNA CTGGATTTTTAGCTCTTGCCATAGATAATACACCTTTTTCATGCTTTAAACTATTGTCAAATCCATTTGATGAAAATTCACCTTTAATTGAATATCCTGGACCTCCAGCTCCTGTTCCTTCTGGATCTCCACCTTGAATCATAAAACCTTTTATTATTCTATGAAAAGTTAAGTTGTTGTAGAATCCTTTATTGGCTAAATCTATAAAATTATTTACTGTATTAGGTGCTATATGCGGATAAAGCTCTGCTGTTATAGTTCCGTAATCCTTTATTACTATAGTTGCTATAGGTAAGTTTTCAGGTGCTTCGATTTTTTCACCTTTTTGATTTTCCTTTGTAACTTCTTCTTTTTTAGTGCTACAGCCTCCTAATGCTAATATTCCTAAACTCATTACAATCATAATAGCTATGAATTTTTTAAAGTTCTTTTTCATCTCTCAATCTCCTTTTTATTACAATTAAATATAATTTATTATACCCTCTTAATATGTAATAAAACAACATAATAATATATAATTTGCTTTTATTATATTTCAATAAACTCAAAAAGATATAGGTTATTTATCCTATATCTTTTATGTTTATTATTCAATTGGATTACCATTAAAATCTGTATATTCAGCTCTATTTTTATCATTTCCTATGTTGTTTTGGTTTCCATGAAGTCTTTGTCTTCTTTCACCTTTTTGTTGTGGTTCCTTTGTCTTATTGCTCTTTGGCATATATAAGCACATCCTTTCTATAATACTATTACTTAACATAGTTATTTTGTGCCTATATAAATATTTAATTCATTTATTTATAATTCAAATTCTTCTATTTCTATA from Clostridium chauvoei encodes:
- a CDS encoding peptidylprolyl isomerase, producing MKKNFKKFIAIMIVMSLGILALGGCSTKKEEVTKENQKGEKIEAPENLPIATIVIKDYGTITAELYPHIAPNTVNNFIDLANKGFYNNLTFHRIIKGFMIQGGDPEGTGAGGPGYSIKGEFSSNGFDNSLKHEKGVLSMARAKNPDSAGSQFFIMTGDASHLDGEYAAFGKVISGIDVLDKVESVETGANDKPKKDVIIESISIDTKGETYKAPDVIK
- a CDS encoding clostri-philic family protein — encoded protein: MPKSNKTKEPQQKGERRQRLHGNQNNIGNDKNRAEYTDFNGNPIE